Within Serratia odorifera, the genomic segment GCCTGTAGCGTTCTCAGTGTGTTGCTGCTGGCCAGCATGGCGTTGATTGGCCACGCCGCGATGCACGACGGTGCGCTAGGGCTATTGCATCGTTTCAATCACGTACTGCATTTATTGGCAGCCGGCTATTGGTTCGGCAGCCTGCTGCCGCTCTTGCTGTGCCTGCGTTATCTGCAACAACCACAATGGCGGGTGGACGCCATTGTCACCCTGATTCGCTTCTCCCGCTGGGGGCACCTCGCGGTGATTGTGGTGATCGTCACCGGCGTGATCAACAGCCTGATTATTCTTGGCGGTTGGCCGCTGGATCTGGCATCGCCGTATCAGCGCCTGCTGCTGTTTAAAATTGCGCTGGTGGCGCTGATGGTGGTGGTCGCGCTGGCCAACCGCTATGCGGTGGTGCCGGCGATGAGTCGCGTGCCGAAGCTGGCGCAACGCGGTTTGCTACTGGCCTGCTGGAGCGAGATTGTCTTGGGTGGCATGGTGCTGTGGCTGGTCAGTTTGTTTGCAACCTATGCGCCGAGTTGAGATTGTCGCTTGCGGCAGGCCCCCGAATTGCGGGAAAATTGCCTCAAAGCATCACCTTAGGGTCATATTATGAAACGTGCATTACTTGGCATCATGCTGCTGAGCAGCGTTACAGGCGCGCTGGCGTCGGAAGGGCTGGAAAACGTCACCAAGCTGGAGTTCGGCAAACAGTGGGCGTTTACCAAAGAAGAGGTGACATTGCAGTGCCGCAAGGGCGGGGCGCTGTTTGTACTCAACAACAGCACCTTGATGCAGTATCCACTCAACGATGTGGCAGAGGCGCAGGTGAAATCAGGCCAGCAACGCGCACAGCCGCTGGAGGTGATATTGCTGGATGACGCCGCCAACCCTGGTCACAAGATGAGCGTCGCGCCTTTCCGTGCTCGCGCTGAAACGCTTTGCGCCCGTTGATTCGCCTGCGGCTGCCATCTTATCAATAGGTTAACCCCGGGGGGCAGCAGGCACAGAAATGGTTTCTGCGGTGAACTATCACTTGCCGTGTGCATGGCTGGCAAAAATAGCGCTGTAAGCTACTCTTAAAGTGCATGGCTGAA encodes:
- the copD gene encoding copper homeostasis membrane protein CopD, yielding MTLATLFVLCRLVHFVAVMLMFGISLFTALLSPQRLAPLLSRDVRPLLIVSTLTAALSALAMVAVQAGQMGDGWADTYRPDVWLAVLGTTFGDVWRWHIGLALLALAALWLPVRRRNTACSVLSVLLLASMALIGHAAMHDGALGLLHRFNHVLHLLAAGYWFGSLLPLLLCLRYLQQPQWRVDAIVTLIRFSRWGHLAVIVVIVTGVINSLIILGGWPLDLASPYQRLLLFKIALVALMVVVALANRYAVVPAMSRVPKLAQRGLLLACWSEIVLGGMVLWLVSLFATYAPS
- a CDS encoding YebY family protein, whose translation is MKRALLGIMLLSSVTGALASEGLENVTKLEFGKQWAFTKEEVTLQCRKGGALFVLNNSTLMQYPLNDVAEAQVKSGQQRAQPLEVILLDDAANPGHKMSVAPFRARAETLCAR